The DNA window TCACTTGTACTTTTTCAGGCCCTGGGGGCCCCTGAGGGACACCTTTCAGCCATCTCCAAAGGGAcctgtgtcaccctggctggGGGACATCTTTGGGGTCATGTGCCCCTTCCCTCTCAGTGGCAGGCAGTGGTGGGAGGAACAGGCTTGTCTTGTCTGCCCACATGTTCCCGAGGCTGGGGGCCAGACGGCAGATGGTGGCAGGGGGTGGAAGCCACCAGTGGGGGCTCCTCGAGGCTTCCCAGGGCTGTGCCTGGCGTAGGGTTCCCCTTCTGGCCCCCTAGTGCCTGCAGTCACATCTGAGCCTCCCTCCCCTGTGCGGGGGTGAGGGGTGGGCTCTGCTCAAGCAGCTGGTGGGGCGGGAAGAGAGGGTGGGCGGTGGCTGAGGGGCACAAAGGACTCTGTGTCATGGCCACTCTTATGGGGAGAGACCCACCATGGACGGTGCCTCCCTCTGGAACTTCTGGGTGAGGGCCAGGCCAGGCAGGGTACAGGAGGAGCCCAGAAGccttaggaggctgaggagggTGCGGCTTGGGCTCTGTCCCTTCTGAGGACAACGTCCAGTGGCCCCGGGCATTACAGTGGCAGGTAGGAGGATCTGGAGGAATGTGGGCCTTGTTGGGTGGCGAAGGGCAGCCTGGCTCCCTGGAGAGGGCGGAGGGGTGGGGACAGCGCCAGAGGGTTGCACAAGGCTGTGGGCAGATGAGTCACAGCTTGGGGGGGTgggcagagaagaggaggggtggggacgGGTGGGACAGTCCGGTAACCCCCTGCCAGGCTCCTCCAGGGACAGGTGCCCATTTGccaggaggggaaactgaggtctggTGCATGCTGAGCGCCACCCTGGGCAGCATAGCAAGGTGGACAGCAGGCCCTGTCCCTGCCCTGCGTGGGGCGTGGCCTGGCTCTAGTTAGGTTTCCCCTGTTACTCACTGGCTGGATCTGGCCAGGGCTCAAGACAGAAAGGGGGCACCCCAAGTGTACAGGTCTGGAGGGGGCAGGGGCTGGCCTCACTGTGGGGCATGGATGGGTGGCTTTACTCCCCAGGAGTCTGCAGGCACAGGGAGTCCCCAGCCATTCTCTGGCTTCTTCGTCTACCACGTCTGGGGTCTTGGTACTAAGCAGGGACTGGGAGGTACGGGAGCTCcccctggggaaactgaggctggggagACCAGGAAGAGTACCCTCCTCTGATGGCCGCCCCTCCCTGCAGGTGTTGGCGCGGAAGATGGCTGGCGGCGTGGACGGCCCCATCGGGATCCCTTTCCCGGACCATAGCAGCGACATCCTGAGCGGCCTGAACGAGCAGCGGACGCAGGGGTTGCTGTGCGACGTGGTGATCCTGGTGGAGGGCCGCGAGTTCCCCACGCACCGCTCGGTGCTGGCCGCCTGCAGCCAGTACTTCAAGAAGCTATTCACATCGGGCGCTGTCGTGGACCAGCAGAACGTGTACGAGATCGATTTTGTGAGCGCCGAGGCGCTGACGGCGCTCATGGACTTCGCCTACACGGCCACGCTCACGGTCAGCACGGCCAATGTGGGCGACATCCTGAGTGCAGCGCGGCTGCTGGAGATCCCAGCCGTGAGCCACGTGTGCGCAGACCTGCTAGAGCGCCAGATCCTGGCTGCCGATGACGCTGGTGACACGGGCCAGCCTGACGGGGTGGGACCCACTGACCAGCGCAACCTGCTGCGTGCCAAGGAGTACCTGGAGTTCTTCCGCAGCAACCCCATGAACAGCCTGCCCCCTGCTGCCTTTTCGTGGTCCAGTTTAGGGGGCCCTGACGATGACCTGGATGCCACCAAGGATGCTGTGGCTGCCGCTGTGGCCGCCGCGGCTGCGGGCGACTGCAATGGCTTGGACTTCTACGGCCCGGGGCCCCCGGCCGAGCGTCCCCCCACAGTTGATGGGGATGAGGGTGACAGCACCTCAGGGCTGTGGCCCGAGCGGGACGAGGACACCCAGGCCGGAGGGCTCTTCCCACCGCCTGCCGCCCCACCGGCCGCCACACAGAATGGCCACTATGGCCGTGCAGGGCCTGGGGAAGAGGAGGCGACATCACTGTCAGAGGCAGCCCCTGAGCCTGGTGACTCCCCGGGCTTCCTGTCAGGCGCAGCTGAGGGCGAGGACGGTGACACGGCCGACGTGGATGGGCTGGCAGCCAGCACGCTGCTGCAGCAGATGATGTCGTCGGTGAGCCGGGCAGGGGACAGCGACGAGGAGTCCCGTGCGGACGACAAGGGTGTCATGGACTACTATCTGAAGTACTTTAGCAGTGCTCATGAGGGTGACGTGTACCCAGCTTG is part of the Cricetulus griseus strain 17A/GY chromosome 5, alternate assembly CriGri-PICRH-1.0, whole genome shotgun sequence genome and encodes:
- the LOC113836173 gene encoding LOW QUALITY PROTEIN: zinc finger and BTB domain-containing protein 7A-like (The sequence of the model RefSeq protein was modified relative to this genomic sequence to represent the inferred CDS: deleted 2 bases in 1 codon); this encodes MAGGVDGPIGIPFPDHSSDILSGLNEQRTQGLLCDVVILVEGREFPTHRSVLAACSQYFKKLFTSGAVVDQQNVYEIDFVSAEALTALMDFAYTATLTVSTANVGDILSAARLLEIPAVSHVCADLLERQILAADDAGDTGQPDGVGPTDQRNLLRAKEYLEFFRSNPMNSLPPAAFSWSSLGGPDDDLDATKDAVAAAVAAAAAGDCNGLDFYGPGPPAERPPTVDGDEGDSTSGLWPERDEDTQAGGLFPPPAAPPAATQNGHYGRAGPGEEEATSLSEAAPEPGDSPGFLSGAAEGEDGDTADVDGLAASTLLQQMMSSVSRAGDSDEESRADDKGVMDYYLKYFSSAHEGDVYPAWSQKGEKKIRAKAFQKCPICEKVIQGAGKLPRHIRTHTGEKPYECNICKVRFTRQDKLKVHMRKHTGEKPYLCQQCGAAFAHNYDLKNHMRVHTGLRPYQCDSCCKTFVRSDHLHRHLKKDGCNGVPSRRGRKPRVRGVPPDVPSGATAPSGLPDTPRNGQEKHFKDEDEDEDEAGPDGLGRLNVAGSGRRRRGGEGAGGPAVAAAEGNFAT